From the genome of Equus przewalskii isolate Varuska chromosome 23, EquPr2, whole genome shotgun sequence:
GACTTCACCTATAAATTCTGAggggacagaaacattcagaCCATGGCAATACTTTAACCCCtctaacctcagtttccccatatataaaatggaagtcctcataggattgttgtaaggattataCAAAATGTAGTATAATGCATGCAAATATCTTAGCACCGTGCCTAACAAAGAGTAAAGCACTCAATAAGTTTATAAGTATGTCACTCCTCTCCTCAAAATTCTACAAATAACTCCCTATTGACTAAATAAATACAGGGCTTTCCAAAATCTAGACAGCCACCAACTATCTTTCCAGCTTTATTCCTTCCAACATTCACGGAGAGTCTATCCATTACTTACTTCATGCTCCCTCTCCCCCTAGATGTCAACATGGTTCATTCCTTCAGTTCCTCGGGTCTCTGCTCAAGCAGCACCTCATCAGCACGGCCTTCTCTGATCACGTGCTATAAAATAACGcacacactcactcattcacttgcTGGCAACTTCATAACCCCCTCACtacactgctttatttttctccatagcactccAAGGGTTACACATAGATTtagatagatatttttttctgcatctccCTGTTAGAAGGTGAATTCCATGAACATAAAGATTCTGTTTTGTACCTAGTTGTGTATGTATTCTCAGCTCATAGAACAGTATTTAGCACATAGGagattcttaataaatatttgttgtatgacTGTTTACACAGAATTTATTTGCTTGTTAGGTTTCCTCATCCTAAGTTGTTCTCTCCACACTGCTCTACCAAAATGCCCTACCAAAatcctattcattcttcaaagCTTACTTAAATATACTTCTGCGAAATTCCTAATTCCCCCAGGGAGAACTCACTGCTCTATCAACTGTTACATGATTATAATTTGATTTAGCTCTTATTTTAGTCTATCTTGTaatttttatcatcttattttttcttctacctcTATACTGTAAGCTCCTTAAAGGCAGGGTCTATGTCTCATCTTTTTATCATATACCCTGCCACCTCACCATCTCATCTTTTTCACATACCATGCCAAattccccacccctcacccactATCTGATGTTACCACATTGCCACCAAAGGGACATGGGTTAAAAGGGTGAGACAatatttgtttaaccatttacaGGGAAAGATATTCCAGAGTGATAAAACAGAAGCAGATGCCAGGTTGCGTGAAATGGTATGGCTATAGCTATTCTTTAAGTAGATGTCAAACTGCCATACTTCAGAAGGGTCAGAAGGGATATAGGAAAATTTTTTCCATGAAATTCTATTAATATGATTACAGTCTGAATTTATTAGTTAGCAAAATATTAGTAAagtctttgtttttcagaaagtTGAAGAAGCTCAAACCATTCTggcaaaaagcaagaaaaagaatccCTAAGAATCCCAAGGTGAATGCCTAGGTGACACCTTTTAGTCCCAATGTGGTTCTTTATGACATCACTGAATCACTATGACTAGTAGTTGATGTAACAATGCTCATCAGTATATATTTTGCTGACAAGGAAGATTATCTTCAATGCTTTTACTGGCGCACCACGTGAACTAGTACTTGGCATATCTTCTCTGTCTTTGACCAATTTTTGGctatagacttttttttccagttgagaAAGAAAGATGTCCTTTCAAGGACTAtccctcatttttccttttttgtttatctgcttCTTCAAGGAGACCTTCTGCGTTTGTGATGGAACCATCTGGACAAAGGTTGGATGGGAAATTCTTCCAGAAGAAATGCAGTATCTGAAATTTAAGCATTCTCCATCTTACTGTCTCCCTTACCCTCTGAACAATCTATGCTTCAATTTTGCTAATATGGATATATTTCAGGGTTATTTATATTTCACTTATACTTTAGTACAGGCTCTTTCTTTTATCCTATTTGTTTTATCTGTGCATTACCTGTGgatgaaatggaagaaacacCAAAAAAAGGTGAGTTAGTGATGTAAATAGTAGTAGTTATAGACTACCAAAGAGTTAAAACATAAGATTGTCAGCTTTTCTGAGGGGAAGTTCcatgtcttatttctctttataaCCTCCTCCTACCCTCGCCATTCACCCCCAGCATCTGGCACAGTGTCTTGTACATACTTGGTGCTCAACTAATGTGTATTGAATTAGAAGGTCCTTAgcactatgtaccggggggctttggggagaagaagaaaacaaaaagattagcaacagatgttagcacaggtacaaatctttaaaaaaaaattctataatatcacttgttttctccttttagctGAAAAAACAACCCTCCTTAGATACACTTGGTAATGATTTAGAAGGCCCGTCCTTCCAGGACATTGATGAAATACTCTGCAGACTGATGGCTAAAACATCAATGCTGACCACATATCTGAATCAGTCATCCCATTATCCTCTGGCTAAGAAAGTCAAGCACGGAAAACCAAAGAGGAAGAAGACTCCTTCAGGAGGAGGAGCCAGAAGATATCCATATGCACATGTAACTCGGTCCAATATGAAGGTTACATAAGAAACCTAGTGATAgaacttatataaaaataaaaatggttctTTGGCAGCCTTTGTAATTTTTGTCACGTTCTTTACTGAAACTTTCCAAAGAAGTCTGAGTTGAAAAGTTATTTCTATTCAGGTAAAAAGAATAAGtatcggggccagcccagaggggTAACATAATGATTAAggtcgcatgctccactttagtggcccagggttggtgggtttggatcctgggtgtggacctacacactattcatcaagccatgctatggtggcgacccacatacaaaattgaggaaggttagcacgggtgttagctcagggacaaacttcctcaggcaaaaagaggaaaataggcaacagatgttagctcagggctcctcatcaaaaaaaaaaaaaaaagaaaagaatatctaTTCTTATCATTTTTATCCATCCATACTAGTAAGTAAAGTACTGGGGAAAAGATTATATACTATCATGGCTTCATGTTtaactcttttgttctttttaatatgttAGATTACTAATCATTTAATCCATAGAACAGAATCTTGGTTTAGTGTTTCAATAAATCTCTGAtttaaataatgtgatttttcttacTCTCCTGAGCAAATTTTACGGCCACAGGGAGACTTAATTTCCCATCTCAGATTGCTAAAATAGTATGGAAATATTAAGgaatagaataaatttttaagtataaatttttccattttcagtaTGATAAATTATGAATTAAgtatcaacattttttaaatttcagacttTTGTTGATAAGAtgcctcaattttaaaaagtatggttatcatattttctaaacaaaaactgagagactTGCCTGAGACTAAGACAGAAGATTTGATTAAAAACATGTtgaaaaataccagaaaaataTACCAGAGCTATAACATACCTCCCATCAATATAAGGgaggaaaaaacttttaaaaaataatccttgaAACAGTAATAGATAACTCTAcagtttttataatggaaaagaatACTGCCTGCTTTGGGTTATGAACTATTAAACGTTTATTTATTGCTCCACTTTCCAGACTCTTCTCCTTACCTCCACTCTTCCTTAGCACAATCCTACTCCCATATTTCCACAAATGTTTGTTCCATCCCTTCAGAGTTCTGAACTGTCAACCAATTCCCTCTAAGAGAACACTGATACCTATTTCTTTTAATGGAGGACTCTTGAACACTTAAAAAGTCTCCAAACCTTGAAAATCTaaagaaatttatctttattGGTGGAATTTTCAGCAATATGGAGGAGACTCTTTGGGATAGGGAGTCCTCAGCCCCTTAAAATTCTCCAGGTGACTCCTACTTTAATCaccagaagaagaaatggaagtggTTTATAATCTTGGTAAGTCTGAATTAAATGTTAACTTTTATGTTGAGAAGTTTGTGTTACATTCCCCAGACATTACCATGAAGCCCCAATCCTTACAATTCCATCACTGATCTTGAAACAGCATTCTAGTTTATGACATCATAGTCTTCTTTTATCTTCATTACTAGGAAATGTTAGATATAACTCCCCCAAGAATGTAAGGAGCCAAACTAAACAGAAGGATAATAGGGAGAAGGAAACTGATGAAACTCTACATTATAAGCCCCACACTGTTTCTTTTCAGAATAGTTATAGCAAAATTTGTCTCTGGATTGTGTTTTTAAGTACCATGGGTTATTATTcaaaaatggattttaatttatataatgtgGATTTCACCTACAATAACTATACACAGGGGGATCAATTAaattctttgcaatttttctttttgcttatagACCTAATCATAAAATTGAAGGTATTGACAAAAATATTGCCCCTAGAAAATACTTAGTACAAGTagataattatctttaaaataatccacaaagtataattctttttcttcccaaatgtgCTATCTtccttcaatttccttatttctagTAATCCTCCCAGTCCCcttctcattttactgataagaagCTCCTTATTGCTACCAGACGAATCTTCCTAGATAGCAttttcatcctcttcctcttctacatAAAACTTTCAGTGGCTCTCAGTgtctacagaaataaaatgaaaacatcttaGCCTGGCATTTAAGGGTATAATCTGGCTATAATAACAGCAGCATTTTTCTAGTGCTGATCACacaccaggcattgtgctaagtgctttatatcatttcatgtaattctcacaacaacccccAAGAGGAACGAACTATTATTGGCTGcctcttctggaaaataaaactgaggtATAAAGAATTTAAATACCTTATCCAAACATAGGTT
Proteins encoded in this window:
- the TEX50 gene encoding testis-expressed protein 50 — protein: MSFQGLSLIFPFLFICFFKETFCVCDGTIWTKVGWEILPEEMQYLKFKHSPSYCLPYPLNNLCFNFANMDIFQGYLYFTYTLVQALSFILFVLSVHYLWMKWKKHQKKLKKQPSLDTLGNDLEGPSFQDIDEILCRLMAKTSMLTTYLNQSSHYPLAKKVKHGKPKRKKTPSGGGARRYPYAHVTRSNMKVT